A single window of Stigmatopora nigra isolate UIUO_SnigA chromosome 20, RoL_Snig_1.1, whole genome shotgun sequence DNA harbors:
- the LOC144213660 gene encoding uncharacterized protein LOC144213660, with protein sequence MPLFTRLLFVLLAPLCTNILPFSKAISAGARSQSVITEMSPFWLSDHHGRPSPGLQSSQRYSDSEPVQADKNIGRYSVVILKSAPGQRMIPTNQRGGPRFQSISAARSPPSSGAKTLWQKPSGHWSRAPRTQPGPDASSFKAVPSPRANVKPGQSVFQPSFVRREDFGKALNLEAFSRRNQRPQKHSGGMLAQGEDASRYQARPSLYLPPNSLWSRIPNNSGYRFQISNENWAPMSKYSFGQRQVEVPSTESGSGPQRLQKTDGHVTVGRSDKPTVKQVLPEREPNLFTSPVPGTKPHPSQTTTKQMVPPVRSRLFGASSRVGLELGVPIVRLPRQHTSTTPSENRRTTTRPDKVHLVPEGQNLKTTESVGSQVWHIRTKVQDISELNYLRISMGNVTFESV encoded by the exons ATGCCCCTTTTTACCCG ACTCCTCTTTGTCCTCCTTGCACCACTCTGTACAAATATCCTTCCTTTCTCCAAGGCAATTTCTGCAGGAG CCAGATCACAGAGTGTCATTACCGAGATGTCACCGTTTTGGCTGTCCGATCATCATGGCCGACCTTCACCCGGACTCCAGTCAAGCCAGCGCTACTCCGACTCTGAACCTGTCCAAGCAGACAAAAACATTGGGCGCTATTCTGTGGTCATCCTAAAGTCGGCACCCGGTCAACGGATGATCCCTACGAACCAACGAGGAGGGCCCAGGTTTCAATCCATTTCTGCGGCCAGAAGTCCTCCATCGTCGGGAGCTAAAACTCTTTGGCAAAAGCCATCAGGACATTGGAGCAGAGCGCCCAGAACTCAACCTGGTCCGGATGCCTCAAGTTTCAAAGCCGTTCCTTCGCCCCGTGCTAACGTTAAACCCGGACAGTCGGTTTTCCAGCCTTCTTTTGTCCGACGGGAAGATTTTGGGAAAGCTTTGAATTTGGAAGCCTTCTCCAGGAGGAACCAAAGACCCCAAAAGCACAGTGGGGGAATGTTAGCCCAAGGGGAAGATGCTAGTCGCTATCAAGCTAGGCCTAGCTTGTACCTGCCACCAAATTCCCTCTGGTCGAGGATTCCCAACAATTCCGGCTACAGATTCCAAATCAGCAATGAGAATTGGGCTCCTATGTCCAAATACAGTTTTGGCCAGAGACAAGTGGAAGTACCTAGCACAGAATCCGGGTCTGGACCCCAACGTCTACAAAAGACGGATGGCCACGTTACAGTGGGACGATCCGACAAGCCTACCGTCAAGCAGGTTTTGCCGGAACGGGAGCCCAACCTTTTTACCAGCCCAGTTCCTGGGACAAAACCACACCCGAGCCAGACCACCACCAAGCAAATGGTTCCTCCAGTGAGGTCCAGGCTTTTCGGGGCATCCTCTAGGGTGGGCCTTGAACTCGGGGTTCCCATTGTCAGGTTGCCTAGGCAACACACCTCCACCACCCCATCAGAAAATAGACGGACCACCACAAGACCAGACAAGGTCCACTTAGTCCCGGAAGGTCAGAACCTCAAAACAACAGAGTCTGTTGGAAGTCAAGTCTGGCACATAAGGACGAAAGTCCAGGACATATCCGAACTAAATTACCTGAGAATTTCAATGGGGAACGTCACCTTCGAGTCTGTGTAG
- the dvl2 gene encoding segment polarity protein dishevelled homolog DVL-2 isoform X1, with translation MAETKIIYHIDEEETPYLVKIPIGAESITLLDFKQVLNKPNYKFFFKSMDQDFGVVKEEISDDGAKLPCFNGRVVSWLVSSDAPAAESATPAAMPIPETTAQPSPPPPPLPPPPVERTGGIGDSRPPSFHPNATGSVETLDEQTETESVVSFRRERPRHRESAEQHGEPPTERFYRRNVSNPDVWFPTGPRVNGQSRLERHLAGYESSSTMMSSELETTSFCDSEDDDTMSRFSSATEQSTASRLLKRHRRRRKQRPPRLERASSFSSVTDSTMSLNIITVTLNMEKYNFLGISIVGQSNERGDGGIYIGSIMKGGAVAADGRIEPGDMLLQVNDINFENMSNDDAVRVLREIVHKPGPIILTVAKCWDPSPQGYFTLPRNEPIRPIDPAAWVSHSVAMTGTYPAFPGSSSLSTITSSSSVTETERFDDFNLSLHSDMASVAKAMASPESGLEVRDRMWLKITIPNAFLGSDVVEWLFHHMEGFQDRREARKYASNLLKAGFIRHTVNKITFSEQCYYVFGDLSDCENYMANLSLNDNDGSSGASDQDTLAPLPLPGASPWPVMHTFPYQPYAAHPYSSQPPPYHELSSYSYTPGSAGSQHSEGSRSSGSTRSEGERRRGGKGPGSTAGGGEKSPAGEVTGGGGDSRSGSGSESEYSTRSSLRRGHGSAAPSEHSHASSQRSLPHRMAQPPHMSPYPPGILPYNPMMVMMVPQHPHAAMANAHGPPHPQQLAMGPAHLVPPPPPLALSSAGPPGAPPTRDLGSVPPELTASRQSFHLAMGNPSEFFVDVM, from the exons ATGGCAGAAACCAAAATTATCTATCACATCGACGAGGAGGAGACGCCGTATTTGGTCAAAATCCCCATCGGTGCTGAAAGTATCACTTTGTTGGACTTTAAGCAAGTTTTGAACAAGCCCAACTACAAGTTCTTCTTCAAATCCATGGACCAGGACTTTGG AGTGGTGAAGGAAGAAATTTCAGATGACGGCGCCAAGTTGCCATGCTTTAACGGTCGCGTGGTGTCCTGG CTGGTGTCTTCCGACGCCCCTGCCGCAGAATCGGCTACCCCGGCGGCTATGCCCATTCCGGAGACGACGGCGCAGCCATCACCCCCGCCGCCTCCCTTGCCGCCCCCGCCGGTGGAGAGAACCGGGGGTATCGGAGACTCCAGGCCACCCTCGTTCCA TCCCAATGCAACGGGCAGCGTGGAGACCCTAGACGAGCAGACGGAAACGGAATCGGTCGTTTCCTTTAGGAGAGAGAGACCTCGACACAGGGAGAGCGCAGAGCAACACGGTGAGCCCCCCACCGAGCGCTTCTACCGGCGCAATGTGTCTAACCCCGACGTCTGGTTTCCCACAGGACCTCGAGTCAACGGGCAGAGTCGCTTGGAGCGCCACTTGGCCGGGTACGAGAGCTCCAGCACCATGATGAGCAGCGAGCTGGAAACCACCAGCTTCTGTGACTCCGAGGACGACGACACCATGAGCAG gttcagCAGCGCTACGGAACAGAGCACGGCCTCCAGACTCTTGAAGAGACACCGAAGACGCAGGAAACAGCGCCCACCTCGCTTGGAGAGG GCTTCGTCCTTTAGCAGCGTGACGGATTCCACCATGTCCTTGAACATCATCACGGTCACCCTCAACATGG AGAAGTACAATTTCCTGGGCATCAGCATCGTGGGCCAAAGCAACGAGAGGGGCGACGGCGGCATCTACATCGGTTCCATCATGAAGGGGGGCGCCGTGGCCGCAGACGGACGCATCGAACCCGGAGACATGCTCTTGCAG GTCAACGACATCAACTTTGAGAATATGAGCAACGACGACGCGGTGCGGGTGCTGAGGGAGATCGTGCACAAGCCCGG GCCCATCATCCTCACCGTGGCCAAGTGCTGGGACCCGTCTCCGCAAGGTTACTTTACCCTGCCTCGAA ACGAGCCCATCCGACCCATCGACCCGGCGGCGTGGGTCAGCCACTCGGTGGCCATGACCGGCACCTACCCGGCCTTCCCGGGTAGCTCCTCCCTCAGCACcatcacctcctcctcctccgtcacGGAGACCGAGC GTTTTGACGACTTCAACCTGTCGCTCCACTCGGACATGGCCTCCGTGGCCAAGGCCATGGCGTCCCCGGAGTCGGGCCTGGAAGTCAGGGATCGCATGTGGCTGAAAATCACCATCCCCAACGCTTTCCTGG GCTCGGACGTGGTGGAGTGGCTGTTCCACCACATGGAGGGCTTCCAGGACCGCCGCGAAGCCAGGAAGTACGCCAGCAATCTGCTGAAGGCCGGCTTCATCCGTCACACGGTCAACAAGATCACCTTCTCGGAACAGTGCTACTACGTCTTTGGGGACTTGAGCGACTGCGAGAACT ATATGGCCAACCTGTCTCTGAACGACAACGACGGCTCCAGCGGGGCCTCGGATCAGGACACCCTGGCCCCGTTGCCCCTACCCGGGGCCTCGCCATGGCCCGTGATGCACACCTTCCCCTACCAGCCCTACGCCGCCCATCCTTACTCCAGCCAGCCGCCCCCGTACCACGAGCTCAGCAGCTACAGCTACACCCCGGGAAGTGCCGGCAGTCAGCACAGCGAAG GGAGCCGAAGCAGCGGGTCCACGCGAAGCGAAGGCGAACGGCGGCGAGGCGGCAAAGGGCCCGGCAGCACGGCGGGCGGCGGCGAGAAATCTCCCGCCGGCGAGGTGACGGGTGGCGGCGGCGACTCGCGTTCCGGCAGCGGTAGCGAATCGGAATACTCCACCCGGAGCAGCCTGAGGCGTGGCCACGGCTCGGCCGCTCCCAGCGAGCATAGCCACGCCTCCTCTCAGCGCTCGCTCCCTCACCGCATGGCGCAGCCCCCGCACATGTCCCCCTACCCGCCGGGCATACTTCCTTACAACCccatgatggtgatgatggtgcCGCAGCACCCGCACGCCGCCATGGCCAACGCCCACGGCCCCCCTCACCCGCAACAGCTAGCCATGGGCCCCGCACACCTGGTCCCGCCCCCACCGCCCCTGGCCCTGTCTTCGGCCGGGCCCCCCGGGGCGCCGCCCACGCGCGACTTGGGTTCGGTTCCCCCCGAGCTGACGGCGTCCCGCCAGTCCTTCCACTTGGCCATGGGCAACCCCAGCGAGTTCTTTGTGGACGTCATGTAG
- the dvl2 gene encoding segment polarity protein dishevelled homolog DVL-2 isoform X2 encodes MAETKIIYHIDEEETPYLVKIPIGAESITLLDFKQVLNKPNYKFFFKSMDQDFGVVKEEISDDGAKLPCFNGRVVSWLVSSDAPAAESATPAAMPIPETTAQPSPPPPPLPPPPVERTGGIGDSRPPSFHPNATGSVETLDEQTETESVVSFRRERPRHRESAEQHGPRVNGQSRLERHLAGYESSSTMMSSELETTSFCDSEDDDTMSRFSSATEQSTASRLLKRHRRRRKQRPPRLERASSFSSVTDSTMSLNIITVTLNMEKYNFLGISIVGQSNERGDGGIYIGSIMKGGAVAADGRIEPGDMLLQVNDINFENMSNDDAVRVLREIVHKPGPIILTVAKCWDPSPQGYFTLPRNEPIRPIDPAAWVSHSVAMTGTYPAFPGSSSLSTITSSSSVTETERFDDFNLSLHSDMASVAKAMASPESGLEVRDRMWLKITIPNAFLGSDVVEWLFHHMEGFQDRREARKYASNLLKAGFIRHTVNKITFSEQCYYVFGDLSDCENYMANLSLNDNDGSSGASDQDTLAPLPLPGASPWPVMHTFPYQPYAAHPYSSQPPPYHELSSYSYTPGSAGSQHSEGSRSSGSTRSEGERRRGGKGPGSTAGGGEKSPAGEVTGGGGDSRSGSGSESEYSTRSSLRRGHGSAAPSEHSHASSQRSLPHRMAQPPHMSPYPPGILPYNPMMVMMVPQHPHAAMANAHGPPHPQQLAMGPAHLVPPPPPLALSSAGPPGAPPTRDLGSVPPELTASRQSFHLAMGNPSEFFVDVM; translated from the exons ATGGCAGAAACCAAAATTATCTATCACATCGACGAGGAGGAGACGCCGTATTTGGTCAAAATCCCCATCGGTGCTGAAAGTATCACTTTGTTGGACTTTAAGCAAGTTTTGAACAAGCCCAACTACAAGTTCTTCTTCAAATCCATGGACCAGGACTTTGG AGTGGTGAAGGAAGAAATTTCAGATGACGGCGCCAAGTTGCCATGCTTTAACGGTCGCGTGGTGTCCTGG CTGGTGTCTTCCGACGCCCCTGCCGCAGAATCGGCTACCCCGGCGGCTATGCCCATTCCGGAGACGACGGCGCAGCCATCACCCCCGCCGCCTCCCTTGCCGCCCCCGCCGGTGGAGAGAACCGGGGGTATCGGAGACTCCAGGCCACCCTCGTTCCA TCCCAATGCAACGGGCAGCGTGGAGACCCTAGACGAGCAGACGGAAACGGAATCGGTCGTTTCCTTTAGGAGAGAGAGACCTCGACACAGGGAGAGCGCAGAGCAACACG GACCTCGAGTCAACGGGCAGAGTCGCTTGGAGCGCCACTTGGCCGGGTACGAGAGCTCCAGCACCATGATGAGCAGCGAGCTGGAAACCACCAGCTTCTGTGACTCCGAGGACGACGACACCATGAGCAG gttcagCAGCGCTACGGAACAGAGCACGGCCTCCAGACTCTTGAAGAGACACCGAAGACGCAGGAAACAGCGCCCACCTCGCTTGGAGAGG GCTTCGTCCTTTAGCAGCGTGACGGATTCCACCATGTCCTTGAACATCATCACGGTCACCCTCAACATGG AGAAGTACAATTTCCTGGGCATCAGCATCGTGGGCCAAAGCAACGAGAGGGGCGACGGCGGCATCTACATCGGTTCCATCATGAAGGGGGGCGCCGTGGCCGCAGACGGACGCATCGAACCCGGAGACATGCTCTTGCAG GTCAACGACATCAACTTTGAGAATATGAGCAACGACGACGCGGTGCGGGTGCTGAGGGAGATCGTGCACAAGCCCGG GCCCATCATCCTCACCGTGGCCAAGTGCTGGGACCCGTCTCCGCAAGGTTACTTTACCCTGCCTCGAA ACGAGCCCATCCGACCCATCGACCCGGCGGCGTGGGTCAGCCACTCGGTGGCCATGACCGGCACCTACCCGGCCTTCCCGGGTAGCTCCTCCCTCAGCACcatcacctcctcctcctccgtcacGGAGACCGAGC GTTTTGACGACTTCAACCTGTCGCTCCACTCGGACATGGCCTCCGTGGCCAAGGCCATGGCGTCCCCGGAGTCGGGCCTGGAAGTCAGGGATCGCATGTGGCTGAAAATCACCATCCCCAACGCTTTCCTGG GCTCGGACGTGGTGGAGTGGCTGTTCCACCACATGGAGGGCTTCCAGGACCGCCGCGAAGCCAGGAAGTACGCCAGCAATCTGCTGAAGGCCGGCTTCATCCGTCACACGGTCAACAAGATCACCTTCTCGGAACAGTGCTACTACGTCTTTGGGGACTTGAGCGACTGCGAGAACT ATATGGCCAACCTGTCTCTGAACGACAACGACGGCTCCAGCGGGGCCTCGGATCAGGACACCCTGGCCCCGTTGCCCCTACCCGGGGCCTCGCCATGGCCCGTGATGCACACCTTCCCCTACCAGCCCTACGCCGCCCATCCTTACTCCAGCCAGCCGCCCCCGTACCACGAGCTCAGCAGCTACAGCTACACCCCGGGAAGTGCCGGCAGTCAGCACAGCGAAG GGAGCCGAAGCAGCGGGTCCACGCGAAGCGAAGGCGAACGGCGGCGAGGCGGCAAAGGGCCCGGCAGCACGGCGGGCGGCGGCGAGAAATCTCCCGCCGGCGAGGTGACGGGTGGCGGCGGCGACTCGCGTTCCGGCAGCGGTAGCGAATCGGAATACTCCACCCGGAGCAGCCTGAGGCGTGGCCACGGCTCGGCCGCTCCCAGCGAGCATAGCCACGCCTCCTCTCAGCGCTCGCTCCCTCACCGCATGGCGCAGCCCCCGCACATGTCCCCCTACCCGCCGGGCATACTTCCTTACAACCccatgatggtgatgatggtgcCGCAGCACCCGCACGCCGCCATGGCCAACGCCCACGGCCCCCCTCACCCGCAACAGCTAGCCATGGGCCCCGCACACCTGGTCCCGCCCCCACCGCCCCTGGCCCTGTCTTCGGCCGGGCCCCCCGGGGCGCCGCCCACGCGCGACTTGGGTTCGGTTCCCCCCGAGCTGACGGCGTCCCGCCAGTCCTTCCACTTGGCCATGGGCAACCCCAGCGAGTTCTTTGTGGACGTCATGTAG
- the LOC144213619 gene encoding ATP-sensitive inward rectifier potassium channel 10-like: MTLKKPDSSPQMLSQSHTVPLLSPGTGGGGQEPRRRRRVLSKEGRSNVLIEHVSGRRALYLRDLWTTFLDMQWRYKFFLFCATFAGTWFLFGVLWYLVAAVHGDLAESSERTPCVTEMRTLTGAFLFSLESQTTIGYGSRVITEECPAAIALLVFQLVLTLAMEIFITGTFLAKVARPKKRGETVKFSRHAVVALHDGHPCLMVRVANMRKSLLLGCQVTGKLLQTSLGEEGEAGETLHLDQRNVSFQVDTSTDSPFLIIPLTFYHVIDDASPLRAWAAQGGGWTADFELLVILSATVEPTSATCQVRTSYLPDEILWGYEFPPVMSLSASGGYVANFTFFDKVFKAKTPPSHDAQAGKSKVKRQRDGAAPSMKISNV, from the exons ATGACGTTGAAGAAACCCGACTCCTCCCCCCAGATGCTCAGCCAGTCCCACACCGTGCCGCTGCTGAGCCCCGGGACGGGGGGCGGCGGCCAAGAGCCGCGGCGCCGCCGGCGCGTCCTCTCCAAAGAAGGCCGCAGCAACGTGCTGATCGAGCACGTGAGCGGTCGCCGGGCGCTCTACCTGAGAGACCTCTGGACCACTTTCCTGGACATGCAGTGGCGCTACAAGTTCTTCTTGTTCTGCGCCACCTTTGCCGGCACTTGGTTCCTCTTTGGGGTCTTGTGGTACCTGGTGGCCGCCGTACACGGTGACCTGGCAG AATCGTCGGAGCGCACGCCGTGCGTGACGGAGATGCGTACGCTGACGGGGGCCTTCCTCTTCTCGCTGGAATCGCAGACCACCATCGGCTACGGATCCCGCGTCATCACCGAGGAGTGCCCCGCCGCCATCGCCCTGCTGGTCTTCCAGTTGGTGCTCACCCTGGCCATGGAGATCTTCATCACCGGCACTTTCCTGGCCAAGGTGGCGCGCCCCAAGAAGCGCGGCGAGACAGTCAAGTTCAGCCGCCACGCCGTGGTGGCGCTTCACGACGGACACCCCTGTCTCATGGTCCGGGTGGCCAACATGCGCAAGAGCCTCCTGCTGGGTTGCCAG GTGACGGGGAAGCTTCTGCAGACTTCTCTGGGCGAGGAGGGCGAGGCGGGCGAGACGCTGCACCTGGACCAGCGCAACGTTTCCTTCCAGGTGGACACGTCCACCGACAGCCCCTTCCTCATCATCCCCTTGACCTTCTACCACGTCATCGACGACGCCAGCCCCCTGCGGGCCTGGGCCGCCCAAG GGGGCGGCTGGACGGCGGATTTTGAGCTCCTGGTCATCCTGAGCGCTACGGTGGAGCCCACCTCGGCCACCTGCCAGGTACGCACCTCCTACCTCCCCGACGAGATCCTCTGGGGCTACGAGTTCCCACCCGTCATGTCGCTGAGCGCTTCGGGGGGCTACGTGGCCAACTTTACCTTCTTCGACAAGGTGTTCAAAGCTAAAACGCCGCCGTCCCATGACGCCCAAGCGGGCAAGTCCAAGGTGAAACGGCAGCGGGACGGCGCCGCGCCCAGCATGAAAATCAGTAATGTATGA